TATCTGGCAGATGGCCCAGGTGGTGATCCCCATTTACTTTATGATCAGGGAGAACTACCGGATGCTGGGCTGGGTGATCATCTTCATCGCCACTACCTGGTTATTGAAGAAGAACTGGTGGAACCATCTCGGTAAAGCAGATAAATAGCATTCCACCTGCCGGTAAAAAATTAAATAAGAGCAGATGTGAAAACATTCCATCTGACCGTAAAGTATAAATAAGAATAGATGAAATTTTCATGTAAATATGCATCATTAGGCTGGATACTGGGTATAGTTACCTTTACCGGCGCCAGCGCACAGACGGTTGACAGCACTTACGACAATTCGCATTACCGGGAGCGGCAGGAGCTGTTTGCCACGCTGCCGAAGCAGAAGAAAGCCATCGTATTCCTCGGCAACAGCATTACGGAAGCCGGTAAATGGAACGAAATACTCCCCGGCAAACCGGTACAGAACCGGGGCATCAGCGGAGACAATACCTTTGGCGTGCTGGCCCGTCTCCCGGATATCGTGGCCGCCCGCCCCGCAAAGCTCTTCCTCCTTATCGGTGTAAATGACCTGAAAAGGGAAGTGCCGGTAACGGTGATCATTGACAATTATCGGAAGATGGTGCAAATGGTGAAGGAAGGATCTCCGAAAACAAAGCTTTACCTGCAAAGCGTACTACCGGTCAATGATACCATCCTGATCGAGCCTTTCCGGAAAGTGACCAATGCCAATGTGGCGAAGCTGAACGAAGCGCTGCAGCAGCTGGCTAAAGACAACAATTGCCGGTTCGTCAATCTGCATGAGCCCTTCGCGGACGCGCAGGGCCAGCTGAAAAGGAAAGATACGCCGGACGGGCTGCACCTTAAAGTAGGCGCTTA
This genomic stretch from Chitinophaga sp. XS-30 harbors:
- a CDS encoding GDSL-type esterase/lipase family protein, whose product is MKFSCKYASLGWILGIVTFTGASAQTVDSTYDNSHYRERQELFATLPKQKKAIVFLGNSITEAGKWNEILPGKPVQNRGISGDNTFGVLARLPDIVAARPAKLFLLIGVNDLKREVPVTVIIDNYRKMVQMVKEGSPKTKLYLQSVLPVNDTILIEPFRKVTNANVAKLNEALQQLAKDNNCRFVNLHEPFADAQGQLKRKDTPDGLHLKVGAYAIWVNYLRSKKYL